The Rathayibacter caricis DSM 15933 genomic sequence GCTCGACCCGTCGATCAGGACCTCGCCCGCCGTCGGCTCCTGCAGGCCGTTGAGCATGCGGATCAGCGTGGACTTGCCGGAGCCCGAGAGCCCCATCACCACGAAGATCTCGCCGCGGCGCACGGCGAACGAGGCGTCGATCACCGCCGCGGTCCCGGAGGAGCCGAGGTCGTCCCGGTCGGCGCCCGCCCGCAGTCGCCTCACCGCCTCGTCGGGACGCCGTCCGAAGACCTTGAAGAGCCCTCTCGCCTCGAGGGCGGGAACGGCGAGGTCCTCGAGGACCACTCCGCCCGCGGGCTCGCTGATGTCGTTCTGGTTCTGCTGCACGTACGCTCCGTCGGGGCGCAGGACGGATCCCGCGCTCTCTCATCTCGTGGTGCCGGGTCGGGGCGCGTGGGACTCCCCGGAGCGGGCCTCCGCGTGCTGCCCGCCGCGCGACGCAGGCGGGGGATGGAGGCGTCCGGGGTGTGTCCGAGACGGCCTCGGGGCCGCCTCCGCTCCCGCTGACCGTACGCTCGCGGCTCTCCGTCACGGGGACGGGGCACGGGCGCGGACCGGTTCATCGGGGTCTCGAAGACCGCCGTCCACGGTAGCCGCGGAGCCCCGATCCGGCAAATGTCGGACTAATGGAGGAGGGGTGTCAGCGGCCGCGCGCGTCCGCGTCGTCAGCGAGGAACCCCAGATCAGGGCTCATTACGCTTCGTTGCTCGATCGTTACCCGACCCTCCCTGGAGAACCGACCGGCAGTCCGGATCAGGCCGTCGTGTCCCCCGACGGACCGGACGGAGCAGCGGCTCCCACTCCGCTCACCGGCTCGCCCTGCCACGACTCGAGCACCCACTCCGAGCCGCCGCCCACGAGCACGACGACGCCGGTGTTGTCGAGCAGGTGATCGGCGATGAAGCGCGCGTCGAGGTCCTTCGAGCGCAGCCCCGCCCAGCAGCGGATCGCCGCCCCGTGGCTGACCAGCGCGACCGTGCCGTGCCCCGACGACTCCGCCTCCGCGACGACGGAGTCGTACCGCGCCGCGAACTCCTCGCCCGTCTCGCCCCCGGCGAGCCTCAGCCCGGTCTCGCCGCCGGCCCAGCGGAACACGGTGCCCATGTACTCCTCGACCGCGGCCTCGTCGCCGCGCATCTCGAGACCGGCGGCCGCGATCTCGCGGATCCCGTCGCGCTCGATCGGCTCGAGCCCCAGGGCCGCCGCGAGCGGCGCCGCCGTCTCCTGGGTCCGGCGCATCGTCGAGACGTAGAGCGCGCCGATGCCCTCACCGGCGAGCGTCTCGGGCAGCAGCTCCGCCTGGGTGCGTCCGAGCTCGGTCAACCCGGGTCCGGGGATGCGGGTGTCGAGGAGCCCGGCGACGTTCGAGGGCGTCTGGCCGTGGCGGATGAGGAGCAGGCGCATCCGTCCACGGTACCCGCCGCGCATCCAGGGAACCCCGGCCTCGGCCCAGGGCCACGGCTCCCGCCCCGCGCGCACCCCCTGTGCCAGAATGACCGGGACCGAAGGGACGCGCCTGTGCCGACACGATCAGGACGCAGCTCCGGAGTGACCCTGCACGACGTCGCGCGAGAGGCCG encodes the following:
- a CDS encoding histidine phosphatase family protein; this translates as MRLLLIRHGQTPSNVAGLLDTRIPGPGLTELGRTQAELLPETLAGEGIGALYVSTMRRTQETAAPLAAALGLEPIERDGIREIAAAGLEMRGDEAAVEEYMGTVFRWAGGETGLRLAGGETGEEFAARYDSVVAEAESSGHGTVALVSHGAAIRCWAGLRSKDLDARFIADHLLDNTGVVVLVGGGSEWVLESWQGEPVSGVGAAAPSGPSGDTTA